A single window of Podarcis raffonei isolate rPodRaf1 chromosome 9, rPodRaf1.pri, whole genome shotgun sequence DNA harbors:
- the LSM6 gene encoding U6 snRNA-associated Sm-like protein LSm6: MSLRKQTPSDFLKQIIGRPVVVKLNSGVDYRGVLACLDGYMNIALEQTEEYVNGQLKNKYGDAFIRGNNVLYISTQKRRM, translated from the exons ATGAGTTTACGGAAACAAACTCCAAGTGATTTCTTGAAACAAATCATTGGGAGACCAGTTGTTGTAAAGTTGAATTCTGGAGTTGATTATCGAG GTGTTCTGGCTTGCTTGGATGGGTACATGAATATAGCTCTGGAGCAGACAGAGGAGTATGTAAATGGGCAACTAAAGAATAAATATGGGGATGCTTTCATCAGAGGAAACAATG TTTTGTATATAAGTACACAGAAGAGGAGAATGTGA